The nucleotide window AATGCTTTTATGAAAGAAAAAACCCATCATTCCAATAGAAAATAATAAAATAGATAAAACTAAATAATGCTCTAGGCCTACAACCATTAACCAATTACTCATGGGTTCCCCCTTTAGACTTTGCAATAGAAATAACACCAACAGTAATCGCTAATAAAAAAACGCCCATTATTTCAAAGGCTAAAAGATATTTGGTAAACAAAGTTTGTGACAAG belongs to Pseudobdellovibrionaceae bacterium and includes:
- a CDS encoding NADH-quinone oxidoreductase subunit J is translated as WFSGLVTGIFLVSKNAMHLTLISDNSFSELLKDMSIKGLSQTLFTKYLLAFEIMGVFLLAITVGVISIAKSKGGTHE